From Pseudomonas putida, one genomic window encodes:
- a CDS encoding cytochrome c oxidase assembly protein, protein MTGQPLKRLVLRLLMLTVVMFAFGFALVPIYDVMCRAFGINGKTGGQYEGSQVSDPTRSVRVQFMSTNAGDMVWDFYATADQLAVNPGAVNQMIFVAHNTTDRPMTAQAVPSITPAEAAAYFHKTECFCFTQQVLQPGERIEMPVRFIVDRDLPATVKHLTLAYTLFDITARHPPVAHVAPQDVQGAR, encoded by the coding sequence ATGACCGGCCAACCGCTCAAACGCCTGGTGCTGCGCCTGTTGATGCTGACGGTGGTGATGTTCGCCTTCGGCTTTGCCCTGGTGCCGATCTACGACGTCATGTGCAGGGCCTTCGGCATCAATGGCAAGACGGGCGGGCAGTATGAAGGGAGCCAGGTCAGCGATCCGACGCGTTCGGTGCGGGTGCAGTTCATGTCGACCAATGCCGGTGACATGGTCTGGGATTTCTACGCCACTGCCGACCAGCTCGCGGTCAACCCGGGGGCCGTCAACCAGATGATCTTCGTGGCTCACAACACCACTGACCGGCCGATGACCGCCCAGGCCGTACCCAGCATCACTCCGGCCGAGGCCGCGGCGTACTTCCACAAGACCGAGTGCTTCTGCTTTACCCAGCAGGTGCTGCAGCCCGGCGAACGTATCGAGATGCCCGTGCGCTTCATCGTCGACCGGGACCTGCCGGCCACTGTGAAGCACCTGACACTGGCCTACACCTTGTTCGACATCACCGCTCGCCACCCGCCGGTCGCGCATGTCGCGCCCCAGGACGTTCAGGGCGCCCGTTAA
- a CDS encoding cytochrome c oxidase subunit 3 has protein sequence MASHEHYYVPAQSKWPIIATIGMFITVFGLGTWFNDLKAGHPDSHGPLIFFVGALLLAYMLFGWFGAVVKESRAGLYSAQLDRSFRWGMSWFIFSEVMFFLAFFGALFYVRVLAGPWLGGEGAKGVAHMLWPSFEFAWPLLNTPDPKLFPPPKDVIDPWHLPLINTILLVSSSVTITIAHHALRRGHRGALKLWMAITILLGLSFIALQAYEYFEAYTHLGLTLGSGIYGATFFMLTGFHGAHVTLGTIILIVMFVRILRGHFNPDKHFGFEAASWYWHFVDVVWVGLFIFVYVL, from the coding sequence ATGGCAAGTCATGAACACTACTACGTCCCTGCGCAGAGCAAATGGCCGATCATTGCCACCATCGGAATGTTCATCACGGTGTTCGGCCTTGGCACGTGGTTCAACGACCTCAAGGCTGGCCACCCCGATTCCCACGGGCCGCTGATTTTCTTCGTCGGTGCGCTGTTGCTGGCCTACATGCTGTTCGGCTGGTTCGGTGCGGTGGTGAAGGAAAGCCGCGCCGGGCTGTACAGCGCGCAGCTGGACCGCTCGTTCCGCTGGGGCATGAGCTGGTTCATCTTCTCCGAGGTGATGTTCTTCCTGGCGTTTTTTGGCGCACTTTTCTATGTACGGGTACTGGCCGGACCCTGGCTCGGCGGAGAAGGCGCCAAAGGTGTCGCACACATGCTGTGGCCCAGTTTCGAGTTCGCCTGGCCCCTGCTCAATACCCCGGACCCCAAGTTGTTCCCGCCGCCCAAGGACGTCATCGACCCTTGGCACCTGCCTTTGATCAACACCATTCTGCTGGTCAGTTCGAGCGTGACCATCACCATCGCCCACCATGCGCTGCGGCGTGGCCACCGTGGGGCGCTGAAGCTGTGGATGGCCATCACCATCTTGCTGGGGCTGAGCTTTATCGCACTGCAGGCCTACGAATACTTCGAGGCCTACACCCACTTGGGCCTGACGCTGGGCTCGGGGATCTACGGCGCGACCTTCTTCATGCTCACAGGCTTCCACGGTGCCCACGTGACCTTGGGCACGATCATTTTGATCGTCATGTTCGTGCGCATCCTGCGGGGCCACTTCAACCCGGACAAACACTTCGGCTTCGAGGCGGCAAGCTGGTACTGGCACTTCGTCGATGTGGTGTGGGTTGGGCTGTTCATCTTTGTGTATGTGCTGTGA
- a CDS encoding twin transmembrane helix small protein, whose amino-acid sequence MLKAAIVMMLLATIASLFSGLVFLVKDDENSTRLLKALTVRVTLACVTIALVAYGFISGQLVSHAPF is encoded by the coding sequence ATGCTCAAGGCCGCGATTGTCATGATGCTGTTGGCCACCATCGCCAGCCTGTTCAGCGGCCTGGTGTTTCTGGTCAAGGACGATGAGAACTCCACCCGCCTGCTCAAGGCACTGACCGTGCGTGTCACCTTGGCCTGCGTGACCATCGCCCTGGTGGCATATGGCTTCATCTCTGGCCAGCTCGTCTCCCACGCTCCCTTCTAG